The genomic interval AATTAAACAGTTTTAAAGCAAGCAAATAGCATATAAAGCATCATTTCAGGAGAATTTCATGGGCATTCGCTGTGGCATTGTTGGCCTGCCAAACGTTGGTAAATCGACTTTATTCAATGCTTTGACAGAAGCAGGCATTGACGCCGAAAACTTTCCATTTTGTACCATTGAGCCCAATACCGGCGTCGTTCCCGTTCCCGACCCACGGCAGGACAAGTTAAGTGAAATCGTTAAACCGGAAAGAACGGTTCCCACTACCATGGAGTTCGTGGATATCGCCGGTCTGGTTGCCGGGGCATCCAAAGGTGAAGGGCTCGGGAATCAATTCCTTGCCAATATCCGTGAAACTGACGCCATTGCCCATGTTGTACGCTGTTTCGAAGACGAAAACATTATTCACGTCGCCAACAAAATTGATCCACTGGCAGATATTGAAGTGATCAATACTGAACTGGCACTGGCAGACCTCGAAAGCGTTGAAAAGCAATACGTAAAACTACAGAAGAAAGCCAAAGGTCAGGACAAGGAAGCCCAGAAACTGCTAACCCTTCTGGATAAGGCAAAACCGCATCTGGATCAAGCCAAGCCCATTCGTTCTCTGGAGCTCAGTGAAGAGGAGCTGCTGATACTGGATAAGGAATTTCATTTTTTGACCAGCAAACCAACCATGTACATTGCCAACGTTGCGGAGGATGGGTTCGAAAATAACCCTCACCTGGACAAAGTCATAGCTCTGGCAAAAGAAGAAGGTGCAGAAGTTGTTGTGATTTGCAACAAACTGGAATCAGAAATCGCAGAACTGGAAGACGAAGAAAAAGGTGAATTTCTACAGGATCTCGGTTGGGAAGAACCTGGCCTGCATCGTGTTATTCGAGCGGGTTACAAACTTCTGGGTCTGCAAACCTACTTTACCGCCGGCGTCAAAGAAGTTCGTGCCTGGACAGTAAAAGTCGGCGCAACTGCACCGAAAGCTGCGGCAGTAATTCATACCGACTTCGAAAAAGGCTTCATTCGTGCCGAAACGATCTCCTACGAGGATTTCGTCAAATACAATGGTGAGGCCGGAGCCAAAGAGGCTGGAAAATGGCGCCTGGAGGGCAAAGATTACATCGTTCAGGATGGTGACATCATGCATTTCCGTTTCAACGTCTGATACATGATCGTTTATGTTTATTATCCGCTGCGGGAACGCCTCACAGCGGATCTACTCAGGGACCTGATGATAGAGGACTGGCCAAAAGCTCACATTTCTATTCTGATAGATAGACTAATTGACGACCATCCCTTACCCCATTTTCACTGCAAGCTCCCCGAACATGACACAGATGCATTTGTCGACTGGCTGAAGCCCCGCAAAGGGGTCCTCAGCATTCGAATAGACGTTACTGCAACAAAATCGATATGGTTGGGGCGAAAGCTCTAAAAACCGCCCTCTCATCTGTTTTGGCAGATGTCACCGCGATAGTCAGTTTATCCATCCAGGGAAACTGACCATTACTCGATATCATCTGTCGACTTTCCATCACCTTATCATCTGAAAGCCATTCCTTGTGGAACCCTGCTCCTTGGCTCTCATTTCTGCTTTCTGGCCTGACCCGGAATTAAAAAATCCGCACAAATATCCGGATGCCTCCTGATGATTTCCCTAACTCATTGATCTTTAAATAAAAAATTTCTTTTTTTCTGTTGACACAGAAAATTTAATACGCATAATACGCATCCGCTGACACGATGGCTATGTAGCTCAGCTGGTTAGAGCACAGCATTCATAATGCTGGGGTCGCTGGTTCAAGTCCAGCCATAGCCACCAAACTTTTAGGTTCTGTTTTAGAGCCTGTCAAATACAGGGGTGTCGCCAAGTGGTAAGGCAACGGGTTTTGATCCCGTCATCCGTAGGTTCGAATCCTGCCACCCCTGCCATTTTCTCTCTTGAGAAAATTTATCCGGTTCTTTGGTCTCTTTGATTTTTAACGGTTCATACTACTGTTATTGACCATATCGTTTCCTATCAAACTTTATAATTTCCTATGACAAACTGGGAGTATATTTCGGGCTGATTATTTCCAATTCTTGTTTTAATACCTCCCCACACTATCCAAAAGATGTTCCTTGGCACTGAATGCCCAACAGATCCAGCCTCTTAGAAGCCAAGGGAACAAGACTGCAAGGTTGCTAACGAAAAAATGTACTGGCTGGTCAAAAGGAATGGCTCGTTGTTCTGACGAATGAAGTACCGGATCCATAGCCAGGAAAAGCTCCGGTCACGTGGTGTTTACCCGGAAACCAGCCTCAAAGTGACCAGAGAGGAGAGGGATAAACTGACCATCGGCATATATCCGCAGACAAGTACAATATATTCCTGCTATCACCCCTAATCTATCCAAGACGCCGAGTGACCTGGTAGCAATTCAATATCGAATTCCCAGCATCTACAACGATGAGAAATGTTCAAAAAGCCTTTCTGATTCGTGCACAAGTGTAAATGGGGGGGAGGCGACAGTCGAGAATTCATGAACAGCCAGACTTTCGACAAACCTCCCCGCCTTCTGCCGGCCACACATTTGGCAAAAAAGGGTTACTTTTGAGGGGATCAATATCACCAATAGCAATAATTTTTCATTATTTTCAATAAGTTATTAAATCTATTCAACAAATAGCACTTTTTGCTTTGTCAAACAGTCTGGTTTTTCCATGGTTGATTCGGCAGACTTATCTCTTTTGCAACTGGAGCACATGTATGCTGATATCAGCGTTGGCACTTGAAAAAATTCTGGAATCACCTGACCTGATAATTATCGATTGTCGGCACAACCTCATGAATCCGGATGAAGGCAGCCAGCTTTATCTTGAATCGCATATTCCTGGCGCAATATACCTAAACATAGACTCAGACCTGTCTGGCAATATTATCCCAGGCATAACCGGCAGACACCCACTACCAGAAAAAGCTTCACTAACCCGCCTCATTAATCGCCTAGGGCTCAAACAAGACAAAAAAGTGGTTTGCTACGATGCAGGCCATGGAGCATTTGCAGCACGGGCCTGGTGGCTCCTGCGATGGGCTGGTTTGCAAACGATATCAATACTAGATGGTGGCTATGCACAATGGTGTCAAATTGGCCTGCCAACGGCCAAAACTATTCCGCAACTTCAACCTTCTGACTGGCTTCCCACATTTAACGATGAGCTGATTGTGACGGCCGAATGGATTCAGAATCACCAACAGCAGATCCAATTGATAGATGCACGCGCAGCAGACAGATTTAAAGGCGAAAACGAGACTATCGACCCTGTCGGGGGACACATTCCCGGAGCCATTTGCCGGCCATTCATGGAAAATCTAGACGAACACGGCTGCTTCAAACAAACAAACGAAATTCAGCAACGTTTCAGCAATATCGACAAACCCATCATCCACTATTGCGGATCAGGTGTTACGGCATGCCACAACATATTTGCAATGACCCTGGCAGGGCTGCAACCTGGACGCCTGTATCCCGGCTCTTGGAGCGAATGGATTACGAATAAAGAACGCCCGGTAGAACGATAAATAGGAAAACACGTGATATCCCATATTGACCATATTGTCATCACTGTTGCAGATATTGAGCGAAGTATTGAATTTTACAGCCGGGTGCTGAAACTCAAACCAGTGGTTTTTGGTAACGGACGTAAAGCCCTGTCTTTTGGTCAACAGAAAATCAATCTGCAGCTACTGGGTCAGGAAAGCCGTAATCGCGCAGCTGTTGGCTCAGCTGATATTTGCCTGATAACTTCTGAACCCTTAACTACAGTGATGGACCACATTCAAAAAGAAGGTGTTAGCATTCTTGAAGGGCCTGTTGATAAATCCGGCGCGGTCGGACAAATACAATCGATCTACTTTAATGATCCGGATGATAACCTGATTGAAGTGAGCGAATACATTTCAACCAAATGCTAACCCATATAATGATTGTCTCGATCATCAACGACAACCGACCTTTCATTCACAACCAAACAACTTGCAGGCAAACCTCACTATTCATACAGCACCGGTTTGCCTGACAAACATAACATCTAAACGGCTCTCACCAGAGAAGTTGCCACTCTACGCTGCTCATCTGTTGCCATGTTAATCAGATGCTGCATCAATTCACGACACTTCTCGGAGCGGGCTTGATCACGCGCTGCACGCAACCCCTCCAACACAACACCATCCACCTCGAGAGCCCGGCTGAGAATGCTGTCGACGTCATTAATGTTCACACATTCGAGCTCTCCAGCCAGATCACGCCCACTCCACTCAGGCGTGTATTCAAGGCTCATATCAGAAAAACCATTCAATTGATCTTTGGCAGCTCTAAGAGTTTCCGCCATCCGGATTTCATGTCGATTTAAATACTCAAGCAGCCACAGTGTTTTTTCAGAAGTCACCAACAACTCCAGCTCCTGATATTTTTCGGACAACGTACCATGTGTCTGACTCGCTGATTCAATCAAATCAAGCAATGTCTTATATCTCATTTTAGGCCTCGTCATTGTTCAGACATGAAGCCGATTATGAGAGAGGTGTAAAATCAAAAACTGATTGATATCAGCTAATTGACCAAACACACTTCCGACTATTGTCATATATCAATAATTCAAAAAGCGTTGATTTGGCTTGATTAACACCTGATATTCAGCGGTATTTTCAAGTAGCGTGAACCATTACTCTCGATTTTTGGCAGCCTACCCGCCTCAATATTGACCAGCAAACTCTGGTATATCAATTTCGGAGCTGCCAGAGTTTTATCTCGATCACTACGAAAACTGACGTACTCATCAGCACTCGTTTGCATATTCAGCTGTATATTATGATGCTTTTGCGCAGCGATGGTTGACTCATACTTCAACGCCCGACCATTGGGAAGATAGTCATGACCTGTAAACACCCGGGTCTCGCCTGGTAACTGATATAGACGCTGAATAGAGTAATACATTTTTTCCGCATCACCGCCCGGAAAATCACAACGTCCTGTACCATAATCCGGCATAAACAGCGTATCACCAGTAAATACAGCATCGCTGATCAGGTAGGATAAACAGGCTGGTGTATGACCTGGTGTATATAAAGCCTTCACCTCAATGCTGCCAGCTTCAAATACTTGATCGTCATCAATTAACAGGTCGAATTGCGAGCCATCCGTTAAGAACAGTTCATCCAGATTATAAATACCTTTAAAAACATCCTGCACAGCAGTGATATGCCGACCAATAGCTACTTTTACAGCGGGATAATCTTTCTTAAATAATTGAGAAGCACTTAAATGGTCTGCATGAGCATGAGTTTCCAACACCATCCTTAACGTTAACTGCTGCTGCTCAATATAGGTTTTGACACGCTGATAGGAGGTATCTTTTATAATCGAACCAATCGGCTCATAGTCCAGCACCGGATCAATCACAATCGCATCCCGAGTGATTTGATCAGACACCACATAGGTTAATGTGTAAGTCTCTTCATCATAAAAAGCTTCGATATGTATTTTCATTATTTGATCTCCGCTACTTGTCTTTCTCGGGCAACGATAACTGCATCATGAGTGTTATTGAAGAAATGATCCGACCCTACTCGCTGAACAAACCCTGATCTGGACATGACGTCCAAAACAGGACCTTTAACATAAGAGAAATAAAATTCGATTTGTTTGACCCGGTATTCATCCAGCAGTTCATGCAATGCCGTATCTGCCGATGAATCCAATTGATTGATCGAACATGCATCGATCACCACTGCATGAACCTTTCCTTCCGTGTCATGAAGATGTTTTTTGATTGTCTCTTTCAAAAAAGAGACGTTGCCATAATAAAATTGAGCATCAAACCTCAACACCAGGACACCATTATCTGTTTCTACTGAATGTCGCAACACATTCCGATAGTCTCTGGTACCAGGTAAACGACCAAGCACTGCATAATGAGGCCGGGTTGTTTTCACCACAAACCATAATAGAGAAGCACCGATACCAATAAAAATTCCCTCTTTGACACCAATAGTAAGCGTGGCAATAAATGTAAGCCCCAACAATCCCAAGTCTTCCTTCTTTACCTTCCATAAGTGTTTTATTTCTTGGAAATCCACCAGACTCGCCACAGCCAGCATGATTATCGACCCCAGAATGGCCTTAGGAATGAAATAGAAAAGCGGGGTAAAAAATACCAATGCTATTGCAATAACCGCTGCGGTAATTAATGACGCTAAAGCCGTGTTGGCCCCCGCACTGTTATTCACTGCTGTGCGGCCAAATCCACCAGCCACAGGCATTGCTTTAAAAAAAGAAGCGACAATATTTGCAATACCCAGTGCAACCAGTTCCTTATTTGCATCAATCTCGTAGCGTTTTTCCCGAGCAATTTTTCTGGCAACAGCAATCGATTCGATAAATCCCATAAAAGCTATTGTTAAAGCTATTGGCAACAATGATAGCCATTGAGAGGAGTCAACATCGGGCACTGAAAATATCGGTAATCCGGGTGGTACCTGACCAACTGTTCTCACCCCCATGTGATCCAGATTCAACCCCCATACCAGTAGCGTGGAGATAATGACGACGATCATCGGTCCCGGTAGTAGTGGACTGATCTTTTTTAAGACTACCAATAAAATCACGCCCCCCAACCCAATCACCAGCGTAGGAAGATGTATCAACGCTAACTGCTGAATTGTCAGATGAATGATCTTCGCAATATTCTCAGTTCGAGGTAGAGAAATCCCCAACAAATGCCCCAATTGAGAAAAACCGATAATCAAAGCTGCTGCAGATGTAAATCCGCTGATTACAGGATGGGACATAAAGTTGGTTATAAACCCCAACCGCAACGCCCCCATTAAAAATTGAATAACTCCGACCATGAGTGACAAAAATATTGCCAACACAACATACTGCTCGGAGCCGGCATCTGCCAACCGACCAACCTCACTGGTCACCAACAAAGCAATCATGGCGGCTGGCCCAACAGCCAACTGCCGGGAAGTGCCGAATATCGCATATGCGACTATGGGCAAGATGGAAGCATATAAACCAATAATAGGGGGAAGCCCGGCCAAAAGTGCATATGACATTGCCTGAGGAATTAACATCATGCCTGTAGTTAAGCCGGCAATAACGTCACCTCGTAAATTCGGGCGCTGATAAACTGGCAACCATTCCAGTATCGGCACCCATCGTGACAGTGAACTCATTATTTTCAAACCCAAAACTCCTATATAGCCAAAGGAGTACTTAAATTATAGATGGTTAGCTAATTAAGAGAGCAAACGAAATGCCAATGACAGATTGGCATAAAATGGCGGGAGTCATCAGTTCAATAAACAGAAATGAAACACTTTGATGCAACTCGCACGTTGCATTGAAACGTAACCATGAAACATATCGCAATTATCCGACTCACAAAAGAAAACAACATCTCCAGAAAAATGAATGTTTTCTTTGAGATCAGATGCAACGATGATCAGTCGATACCGTACAACTTGAGTTTACGCCACAGGGTTGCCCGACTGATTCCGAGTTTCTGCGCGACTTCCAGTTTACGCCCCCGATAACGACGCAATAATTCCAGAATCTGATCGCGCTCATTTTCATCATCAAAATATAATTGTTCATCCGCGGGTCCCTCCCCCTTGAGATCAGGATTCAGATCATCGAACAATAGTACGGACCCATCCCCTATCGCATGGCAATACTCTATGACATTACTAAGCTCACGCACATTCCCTGGCCACTCATAACTCATCAGGGCATTCCAGGCCTTGGAGTCTATCGACTCAATACGCCGCTCAGATATTGCATTGAAACGATCAATAAAATGCCAGATAAGCATGGATAGATCCTCTCCACGCTCAACCAGTTTTGGTAAAAACATCGGAATCACACGCACCCGATACATTAGATCTTCTCGAAATGCTCCTTCCGCCACTCGTTTTCTCAATGACTGATGAGTCGCACTGATCAGACGAATGTCTGTTGTCATTAGCTGAGAGGATCCTAATGGGGTAAAACAGCGATCCTGCAAGACCCGCAGCAACCTCGCCTGAATATCCAGTGGCATTTCCGCTATTTCATCAAGAAATAGAGAACCTCCATTAGTTAACTCCAACAACCCCCGCCGATCATGAGTAGCACCGGTAAATGCGCCTTTCTTATGACCAAACAGCTCTGAAGCCATCAATTCCCCTGACAAAGCGGCACAATTTACAGCACTGAACGCCCCAACGCCTCGCGGACTGCAACGGTGAATATAACGGGCGACCATTTCTTTACCAGTACCAGTCTCCCCCCGAAGCAGCACTGACGCATTGGTTCTGGCAACTTTTTCAACCTTAGCCATAAACTGCTGCATTCGTTTGGAAACGGTTAATAGCCCCTGATAGCTATGAGGTTGATATCCGGGATTGGTATGCATCACACGCTACGGTTATCCCTGAGCAGCATTCCACAAAATGGAACTTCTGTTACCGGTTCGGCAAAATCCGAGCACTTTTCCTTTATTTGCAGATAACACTTCTTTCAAACGGGAAACATCGGCTGCACTATAGTTTGGACCGTTCATTGGAATATAGAGAAAATCCAGCCCTGCATTCTCACAAGCCATTGCAATATCCGCTGATAACGGTTGACCTGGCTCCTCCGCATCCGGTCGATTACATACTACAGCGGTAAAATCTGCCGCTGACAGCTGAGTAACATCGGCAACAGTAATTTGCCCAGTAACAGCGAACGTATCCGTCAAATACTTGAGTTCCATAACAATCTCCTGAATCAAACAGTAAATTTATGATCAATCAAAACCCATGATTACTATAAATTAGAAAACTCGTATATACGAGCAGATCGTTCTCTGTTTGCCAATGAGACACACATATACTCAGTCAAATACCACTGTCTTATTGCCGTGAACAATCACCCGATCTTCAAGATGCATCAGCAAGCCACGAGACAATACCATTTTCTCAACATCCTTACCGAGCCTAACCATGTCTTCAACTTCGTGGCGATGAGAAATGCGGACAACGTCCTGTTCAATAATCGGTCCGGCATCCAGTTCCGAGGTCACATAATGACAAGTCGCCCCAATCAGCTTCACTCCGCGCTCAAACGCCTGATGATAAGGTTTGGCTCCAACAAACGACGGCAGGAAACTGTGGTGAATATTAATAATCCGGCCTCTCATCTCCTGACAAATCGACTGTGGCAAAATCTGCATATAACGGGCTAATACAACGGTATCGGTCCGATGCTGTTTTATAAGCGTCTCGACTTGCTCAAAATGAGCCTGCTTGTTGGAAGAATCTACTGGCACATGAAAAAAGGGTATACCATACCATTCGACCAGACTACGCAAGGTGTCATGGTTGGATATCACGCATGGAATATCACACTCCAGGTCTCCGGAATGCCACCGGTTCAGGATATCCACTAGGCAATGAGACTGCTTACTGCACATCAGCACTACACGATGCTTACGAGCAGAATCGACGAGCCGCCACTTCATTCCCAACTCGGAGGCAATTGGCTCAACCAGTTCTGAAAATTTTTCTGGCCCGAAAGGCAGCGAATTTGCTTTGATTTCATTGCGAATAAAAAACCACCCTGCCTGTTGATCTGCATGATGGTTCGCCTCCAGAATAGTGCCATTGTGTTCTGCAATAAAACTGGAAATACGCGCCACAATTCCCACCCGATCAGGGCAGGACATAATTAATCTATATACTCTATCCATTTATTTTTTCTGTTCTGGTTAAATTATAAGCCGATAATATGGGATCTGCCTGTCAACAAACAATGTAGAGCATTGTTTTAAATCACATTTTGCTACCTCGTTTACAGCACTATACGCTAAAAAAAGTTCCCAAAAATGACCCTTTAAGATAACATGATCCACCTTTAAAAATAGCTGTCTATTTTTTAATCAGATAGTATTTACCACTATGTACAAAGGACGATCCTGATGCTGACACAAGAGCAACTTCTGGCTATGTCTGAAGAAGACTATATGAATGACCAGCAGTTGGAGTTTTTCCATAACCTCCTAGTCAACATGAAACAAGAAATCCGTGAACAAATAGAAACTGCTAGAGAAGAAATCGGCAAGATTGAATATGAAGCGGATGAACTGGACAAAGCCTCGCAGGAAGAAGAACGACGCTTGCAGCTACGGTTTTTAGATCGTCAAACCAAGCTTCTGCCAAAAATCGATGAAGCCCTTAAACGCATCGAAGATGGCGAATTTGGTTTCTGTGAAGTGACCGGTGAGCCAATTACCGTTCCCCGATTACTTGCGCGCCCAACTGCAACACTTTGTGCGGAAGAAAAAATTCGCCAGGAACAACAGGAAAGAAACTATCGGGATAACTGATAGTATCTCCATGTCACAGAGCAGCGGAAGCTGCTCTGTCTGCTTAAACAAACAACAGCCAGCAATCTGTCTCTTCCCCATATATTCCTTTCATTCCTGACTTTCGCCCCATCCCCAATCGGGCACATATTTTGCCGTACAGTCTCAATAATCTAAAAGCATAAGGTAGATACGGGTGTGAACTTGATATCAGCAGTAGAGCGCTATCAGCAGCAGCAAATCCAACCTAATAACGCGAATGAGCTGCAAAAACAGCAGGGGCTCGAACTGTTAGCTCCTAATGATTTGCCTGACAATAATGACGAATTTATCAATTCAGGTATGGACAAGGATTACCAGACAGTGGCAACACAATTCCACCCACAGGCAATAACTTTCCCTGACATCCTCTCAATGCGGCAAACTCTCTACGAACATAGCCTTATTAACCTACGCGAAGCGAATACCCTTGTAGTAGCGACGCAGACCTACCCCGACAATACCCTTTTTAACCTCGAAGAGGCGCTGGACGACTACAAAAACCAGGATAGTAGTTATGAGGCAAATGTGGATGTTGGCCGCCTTAAGGTCATTACAGCAAATATAATCGCCGCCCGAAACCATTGATCTTAACAAGCATGATCACGAGTGATGCCATATTATCGTAATAGTACAACCATATCTCTGCCATTTGAGAGATCAGACGATGCAATAAATGACATTAAAAGACAGTCATTCAAGCGGTTTATATGAGAAATTAGAACAATCTGTTATATAAATTACATTAACAGGGAAGTAACGACTACAAGCTAAATGAAAATGATTTTATTTAGCATCCAAGCTCACCCAGAAAAAAAAGCCTTTGATAGAAAGGGTAAAGCATCAGTCAAAAGAAGAACTAGAATTTCAAAGCACTAAACCAGCCGATGGTGTTCGCCATTTCCGCAATCCAATACTGAATCACATTACAGAAAATGACGAACAACCCGCACAAAACCGACAAACATATAAGCTACCATGCATATATGTTAAGCAAAGCTCCAGTTCCATCGGCTGGCCTCGTACATTATTCAGATGTACTTCTTAACTGTTTCCAGCAACTGCTTATCCGAAACAGGTTTAACCAAATAGTCTTTGGCGCCTTGTCTTTCACCCCATACCCTATCTGTTTCCTGATCTTTCGTGGTAATAATCACAATAGGAATGTCTTTCGTTGAAGGATCATGAGCGAGCTTACGCGTAGCCTGAAAACCGTTCAACTCCGGCATGACGATGTCCATCAACACCAA from Gynuella sunshinyii YC6258 carries:
- the dksA gene encoding RNA polymerase-binding protein DksA, producing the protein MLTQEQLLAMSEEDYMNDQQLEFFHNLLVNMKQEIREQIETAREEIGKIEYEADELDKASQEEERRLQLRFLDRQTKLLPKIDEALKRIEDGEFGFCEVTGEPITVPRLLARPTATLCAEEKIRQEQQERNYRDN
- a CDS encoding sulfurtransferase: MLISALALEKILESPDLIIIDCRHNLMNPDEGSQLYLESHIPGAIYLNIDSDLSGNIIPGITGRHPLPEKASLTRLINRLGLKQDKKVVCYDAGHGAFAARAWWLLRWAGLQTISILDGGYAQWCQIGLPTAKTIPQLQPSDWLPTFNDELIVTAEWIQNHQQQIQLIDARAADRFKGENETIDPVGGHIPGAICRPFMENLDEHGCFKQTNEIQQRFSNIDKPIIHYCGSGVTACHNIFAMTLAGLQPGRLYPGSWSEWITNKERPVER
- a CDS encoding response regulator; the encoded protein is MAKVLIIDDSPTHVAGTQQALESAGYEVVIAMDGVEGIRMAQETKPDLVLMDIVMPELNGFQATRKLAHDPSTKDIPIVIITTKDQETDRVWGERQGAKDYLVKPVSDKQLLETVKKYI
- a CDS encoding VOC family protein; amino-acid sequence: MISHIDHIVITVADIERSIEFYSRVLKLKPVVFGNGRKALSFGQQKINLQLLGQESRNRAAVGSADICLITSEPLTTVMDHIQKEGVSILEGPVDKSGAVGQIQSIYFNDPDDNLIEVSEYISTKC
- the ychF gene encoding redox-regulated ATPase YchF: MGIRCGIVGLPNVGKSTLFNALTEAGIDAENFPFCTIEPNTGVVPVPDPRQDKLSEIVKPERTVPTTMEFVDIAGLVAGASKGEGLGNQFLANIRETDAIAHVVRCFEDENIIHVANKIDPLADIEVINTELALADLESVEKQYVKLQKKAKGQDKEAQKLLTLLDKAKPHLDQAKPIRSLELSEEELLILDKEFHFLTSKPTMYIANVAEDGFENNPHLDKVIALAKEEGAEVVVICNKLESEIAELEDEEKGEFLQDLGWEEPGLHRVIRAGYKLLGLQTYFTAGVKEVRAWTVKVGATAPKAAAVIHTDFEKGFIRAETISYEDFVKYNGEAGAKEAGKWRLEGKDYIVQDGDIMHFRFNV
- the purU gene encoding formyltetrahydrofolate deformylase gives rise to the protein MDRVYRLIMSCPDRVGIVARISSFIAEHNGTILEANHHADQQAGWFFIRNEIKANSLPFGPEKFSELVEPIASELGMKWRLVDSARKHRVVLMCSKQSHCLVDILNRWHSGDLECDIPCVISNHDTLRSLVEWYGIPFFHVPVDSSNKQAHFEQVETLIKQHRTDTVVLARYMQILPQSICQEMRGRIINIHHSFLPSFVGAKPYHQAFERGVKLIGATCHYVTSELDAGPIIEQDVVRISHRHEVEDMVRLGKDVEKMVLSRGLLMHLEDRVIVHGNKTVVFD
- a CDS encoding sigma-54 interaction domain-containing protein, which gives rise to MHTNPGYQPHSYQGLLTVSKRMQQFMAKVEKVARTNASVLLRGETGTGKEMVARYIHRCSPRGVGAFSAVNCAALSGELMASELFGHKKGAFTGATHDRRGLLELTNGGSLFLDEIAEMPLDIQARLLRVLQDRCFTPLGSSQLMTTDIRLISATHQSLRKRVAEGAFREDLMYRVRVIPMFLPKLVERGEDLSMLIWHFIDRFNAISERRIESIDSKAWNALMSYEWPGNVRELSNVIEYCHAIGDGSVLLFDDLNPDLKGEGPADEQLYFDDENERDQILELLRRYRGRKLEVAQKLGISRATLWRKLKLYGID
- a CDS encoding SulP family inorganic anion transporter, producing the protein MSSLSRWVPILEWLPVYQRPNLRGDVIAGLTTGMMLIPQAMSYALLAGLPPIIGLYASILPIVAYAIFGTSRQLAVGPAAMIALLVTSEVGRLADAGSEQYVVLAIFLSLMVGVIQFLMGALRLGFITNFMSHPVISGFTSAAALIIGFSQLGHLLGISLPRTENIAKIIHLTIQQLALIHLPTLVIGLGGVILLVVLKKISPLLPGPMIVVIISTLLVWGLNLDHMGVRTVGQVPPGLPIFSVPDVDSSQWLSLLPIALTIAFMGFIESIAVARKIAREKRYEIDANKELVALGIANIVASFFKAMPVAGGFGRTAVNNSAGANTALASLITAAVIAIALVFFTPLFYFIPKAILGSIIMLAVASLVDFQEIKHLWKVKKEDLGLLGLTFIATLTIGVKEGIFIGIGASLLWFVVKTTRPHYAVLGRLPGTRDYRNVLRHSVETDNGVLVLRFDAQFYYGNVSFLKETIKKHLHDTEGKVHAVVIDACSINQLDSSADTALHELLDEYRVKQIEFYFSYVKGPVLDVMSRSGFVQRVGSDHFFNNTHDAVIVARERQVAEIK
- a CDS encoding MBL fold metallo-hydrolase, producing the protein MKIHIEAFYDEETYTLTYVVSDQITRDAIVIDPVLDYEPIGSIIKDTSYQRVKTYIEQQQLTLRMVLETHAHADHLSASQLFKKDYPAVKVAIGRHITAVQDVFKGIYNLDELFLTDGSQFDLLIDDDQVFEAGSIEVKALYTPGHTPACLSYLISDAVFTGDTLFMPDYGTGRCDFPGGDAEKMYYSIQRLYQLPGETRVFTGHDYLPNGRALKYESTIAAQKHHNIQLNMQTSADEYVSFRSDRDKTLAAPKLIYQSLLVNIEAGRLPKIESNGSRYLKIPLNIRC
- a CDS encoding TIGR01244 family sulfur transferase; the protein is MELKYLTDTFAVTGQITVADVTQLSAADFTAVVCNRPDAEEPGQPLSADIAMACENAGLDFLYIPMNGPNYSAADVSRLKEVLSANKGKVLGFCRTGNRSSILWNAAQG